From a region of the Corallococcus coralloides DSM 2259 genome:
- a CDS encoding serine/threonine-protein kinase gives MSSFEPTAISRSRPPDLVSGYRLEKLVGAGGMGEVHKATQLSLGRTVAVKLLNPDLAKDPSFIARFQKEAAALATLSHPHVVAIVDKGKTDNTYYLVMEFVDGPSLRELMRSPSMETPVLLRRMLEICRAIEYAHGRGVIHRDLKPENILLDQQAGGIAKVSDFGLASFLDDASAASRFALTSTHVSMGTISYMAPEQRVDAKSADARADIFSLGVILYETFTGEVPLGTFDPPSRKRPGLDARVDAIVMRCLKPDPDERYPSVTALIADLEPLVPGSLLSMPPLRLTRWQRAKAAMRRAARVTAQTAAGVTVLAAVGVLGVAYNRSGQVRVQPPLPGKAIMDQALRDTPRNGPGRVEDVTPDKRRVTMGDGPDLPQMLVAGRTLNFENKTLVFPPVDDDEASRVGRARVDVLGMVGGVARLTARVRAEAPPATWKRRLKELWDGPPPEPVASLGLMGRDGRYVTLVHHGAGAPLTLEWSLGERGGAMLGLASPEGEVRLELFVTEDGVMQAFVGQGKDQRPIAEPLNLGPDWQAHFGEAPVPTIGCIEGTCTVEGLTYTVDKPAPMTETPATPVVVVPQQPPRTVAANTVPAKAVVAKKPAPPPPPVKRPPVKAAPAKPAPKRR, from the coding sequence ATGTCCTCGTTCGAGCCCACCGCCATCAGTCGTTCCCGGCCACCTGATCTCGTCAGCGGCTACCGCCTGGAGAAGCTCGTCGGTGCTGGCGGCATGGGAGAGGTCCACAAGGCCACCCAGCTGTCGCTCGGCCGTACGGTCGCGGTGAAGCTGCTGAATCCGGATCTGGCCAAGGATCCGTCGTTCATCGCGCGCTTCCAGAAGGAAGCCGCGGCGCTGGCGACGCTGAGCCATCCCCATGTCGTCGCCATCGTCGACAAGGGGAAGACGGACAACACCTACTACCTGGTGATGGAGTTCGTGGACGGGCCGTCCCTGCGCGAGCTCATGCGCAGCCCGTCCATGGAGACGCCGGTGCTCTTGCGCCGGATGCTCGAAATCTGCCGGGCCATCGAGTACGCGCACGGCCGGGGCGTCATCCACCGCGACCTGAAGCCGGAGAACATCCTGCTGGATCAGCAGGCCGGCGGCATCGCGAAGGTGTCCGACTTCGGGCTGGCGTCCTTCCTGGACGACGCGTCCGCGGCGTCGCGCTTCGCGCTCACGTCCACGCACGTGTCCATGGGCACCATCTCGTACATGGCGCCCGAGCAGCGCGTGGACGCGAAGAGCGCGGACGCGCGGGCGGACATCTTCTCCCTGGGCGTCATCCTCTACGAGACCTTCACCGGCGAGGTGCCGCTGGGCACCTTCGATCCGCCGTCGCGCAAGCGCCCGGGCCTGGACGCGCGCGTGGACGCCATCGTGATGCGGTGCCTCAAGCCGGATCCGGATGAGCGCTATCCGTCCGTCACCGCGCTCATCGCGGACCTGGAGCCGCTGGTCCCCGGCAGCCTGCTGTCCATGCCGCCCCTGCGGCTGACGCGCTGGCAGCGGGCGAAGGCGGCCATGCGCCGCGCGGCGCGCGTGACGGCGCAGACGGCGGCGGGGGTGACGGTGCTGGCCGCCGTGGGCGTGCTGGGCGTGGCGTACAACCGCAGCGGCCAGGTACGCGTCCAGCCGCCGCTGCCCGGCAAGGCCATCATGGACCAGGCGCTGCGGGACACGCCGCGCAACGGCCCGGGCCGGGTGGAGGACGTCACCCCGGACAAGCGCCGCGTGACCATGGGCGATGGCCCGGACCTGCCGCAGATGCTGGTGGCCGGCCGGACGCTGAACTTCGAGAACAAGACCCTCGTCTTCCCTCCCGTGGATGACGACGAGGCGTCGCGCGTGGGCCGCGCGCGCGTGGATGTCCTGGGAATGGTGGGCGGTGTGGCCCGGCTGACCGCGCGCGTGCGCGCTGAAGCTCCGCCGGCCACGTGGAAGCGCCGCCTGAAGGAGCTCTGGGACGGCCCGCCGCCGGAGCCGGTGGCCTCGCTGGGGCTGATGGGCCGGGACGGCCGCTACGTCACGCTCGTGCACCACGGCGCGGGCGCGCCGCTGACCCTGGAGTGGTCCCTGGGTGAGCGCGGCGGCGCCATGCTGGGCCTCGCGTCCCCGGAGGGCGAGGTGCGGCTGGAGCTGTTCGTCACCGAGGACGGCGTGATGCAGGCTTTCGTCGGCCAGGGCAAGGACCAGCGCCCCATCGCGGAGCCGCTGAACCTGGGCCCGGACTGGCAGGCCCACTTCGGCGAGGCCCCCGTGCCGACCATCGGCTGTATCGAGGGCACGTGCACCGTCGAGGGGCTCACCTACACGGTGGACAAGCCCGCCCCCATGACGGAGACCCCGGCCACCCCGGTGGTCGTCGTCCCGCAGCAGCCGCCCCGCACGGTGGCCGCCAACACGGTGCCGGCGAAGGCGGTGGTGGCCAAGAAGCCCGCCCCGCCGCCGCCCCCGGTCAAGCGCCCGCCGGTCAAGGCGGCCCCCGCCAAGCCCGCGCCGAAGCGCCGCTAG
- a CDS encoding GAF domain-containing protein: MVEAFTKVSEASRLLLDKGLCPATGSDALGMVARPLKVDRACLFENRTTNLAGRFLTDLRYAWAEPGVVSPLAHPVLRSLPMRDYAMAWADMLEAQMVVSCTTKEAPPMMRELLERQGVQSVLLCPIVPAKQWWGFVAFEDCRQARLWRPEEISLLKSLARAVGASVRHANMRSSLSQVRTNLTSVLRPVAGDT, from the coding sequence ATGGTGGAAGCGTTCACGAAGGTGTCCGAAGCGTCGCGGTTGCTCCTGGACAAGGGCCTGTGCCCGGCCACCGGTTCGGATGCGCTGGGCATGGTGGCCCGCCCGCTGAAGGTGGACCGCGCGTGCCTCTTCGAGAACCGGACCACGAACCTGGCGGGCCGGTTCCTCACGGACCTGCGCTACGCCTGGGCGGAGCCGGGTGTGGTGTCCCCGCTGGCGCACCCGGTGCTGCGCTCGCTGCCGATGCGCGACTACGCGATGGCGTGGGCGGACATGCTGGAGGCGCAGATGGTGGTCTCCTGCACCACCAAGGAAGCGCCGCCGATGATGCGCGAGCTGCTGGAGCGCCAGGGCGTGCAGTCCGTGCTGCTGTGCCCCATCGTCCCGGCCAAGCAGTGGTGGGGCTTCGTGGCGTTCGAGGACTGCCGCCAGGCCCGCCTGTGGCGCCCGGAGGAGATTTCGCTGCTCAAGTCGCTGGCGCGGGCCGTTGGCGCGTCGGTGCGGCACGCGAACATGCGCTCCTCGCTGTCCCAGGTGCGCACCAACCTCACCAGCGTGCTGCGCCCCGTCGCCGGGGACACCTGA
- a CDS encoding ATP-binding protein encodes MNSRTPIRGYRAGFFFVVMLLSGVTGFMLWTEVRTGHQVDALVLEALERASLIGRIRVDVMALESAIEAHVRSSGDAERKEADAVMEDILGSIRQSSEAYMRHLPPGEKAIWLRFNGACQGLADQVRAAAVFSRQRDAERARRHLVESIRPLAAEVDQLAGQLATENASDARVLVGRLGTLRVRNTALGAATTLLAILLSMLVGWHIISLLKRQDATIQGQLEELGRHNQELDAFTRRVAHDLMGPLSPLKGYLTLIRRSGAVKDPGALEMISQCESSAVRMGELIEALLRFCRAGTRGDGTMGELDTAVSTLLLEVSQTATALGVSLERELEPGVLVDCPAQLLQVVARNLLSNAVKYTAGRPDPRVKVRVATEGTDAVVEVTDNGLGMSPATQASLFQPFFRAAEVRGIPGHGLGLATTRRVVEAHGGTLTVHSEEGKGTRIRVRFARVARTPAPLVVESDAHSIRKAS; translated from the coding sequence ATGAACTCGCGGACCCCCATCCGTGGCTACCGCGCGGGTTTCTTCTTCGTGGTGATGCTGCTGTCGGGCGTCACCGGCTTCATGCTCTGGACGGAGGTGCGCACCGGGCATCAGGTGGACGCGCTGGTGCTGGAGGCCCTGGAGCGCGCGAGCCTCATCGGCCGCATCCGCGTGGACGTGATGGCGCTGGAGTCCGCCATCGAGGCGCACGTGCGCTCCAGCGGCGACGCCGAGCGCAAGGAAGCCGACGCGGTGATGGAGGACATCCTGGGCAGCATCCGGCAGTCCTCGGAGGCGTACATGCGCCACCTGCCGCCCGGCGAGAAGGCGATCTGGCTGCGCTTCAACGGCGCGTGCCAGGGGCTGGCGGATCAGGTGCGCGCGGCGGCGGTGTTCTCACGGCAGCGCGACGCGGAGCGCGCCCGGCGCCACCTGGTGGAGAGCATCCGTCCCCTGGCGGCGGAGGTGGACCAGCTGGCGGGACAGCTGGCCACGGAGAACGCGTCCGACGCGCGCGTGCTGGTGGGGCGGCTGGGCACGCTCCGGGTGCGCAACACGGCACTGGGCGCGGCCACCACGCTCCTGGCCATCCTGCTGTCCATGCTGGTGGGCTGGCACATCATCTCCCTGCTCAAGCGCCAGGACGCCACCATCCAGGGACAGCTGGAGGAGCTGGGGCGGCACAACCAGGAGCTGGATGCGTTCACCCGGCGCGTGGCGCACGACCTGATGGGGCCGCTGTCCCCGCTCAAGGGCTACCTGACGCTCATCCGGCGCTCTGGCGCGGTGAAGGATCCGGGCGCGCTGGAGATGATTTCGCAGTGCGAGTCCAGCGCGGTGCGCATGGGCGAGCTCATTGAAGCGCTGCTGCGCTTCTGCCGCGCGGGCACTCGGGGCGACGGGACGATGGGGGAATTGGACACGGCGGTGAGCACGCTGCTGTTGGAGGTGAGCCAGACAGCGACGGCGCTGGGCGTGTCGCTGGAGCGCGAGCTGGAGCCGGGTGTGCTGGTGGATTGCCCCGCGCAGCTGCTCCAGGTGGTGGCGCGCAACCTCCTGTCCAACGCGGTGAAGTACACGGCGGGGCGGCCGGATCCGCGCGTGAAGGTGCGCGTGGCGACGGAGGGGACGGACGCGGTGGTGGAGGTGACGGACAACGGGCTGGGGATGAGCCCGGCGACACAGGCGTCGCTGTTCCAGCCGTTCTTCCGGGCCGCGGAGGTGCGGGGCATTCCGGGGCACGGCCTGGGTCTGGCCACCACCCGGCGCGTGGTGGAGGCGCACGGCGGCACGCTCACGGTGCATTCAGAAGAGGGCAAGGGCACGCGGATCCGCGTGCGGTTCGCACGTGTGGCGCGCACTCCGGCGCCGCTTGTGGTGGAGTCCGACGCCCACTCCATCCGCAAGGCCTCATGA
- a CDS encoding sigma-54-dependent transcriptional regulator, whose translation MSTARILVVDDDPHARDLLQRLLGVLGPVTQAPDPKGAAERMGEQSFDLVLTDMAMPDPGDGLKVLQTVKSNLPDTPVIVVTAFGNIEGALDSIQLGAFDYLSKPFDVDAIMRVAKRALEQKRLVEENRTLRKQVERTSLVGRSQALLEVYKQVARAATSNVPVLITGETGTGKEMVARALHKRSARTSGPFIPVDCGAITESLMESELFGHAKGSFTGASGARRGLFEEANGGTLFLDEIGDVGMKVQSQLLRVLQEGEIRRVGESVPVKVDVRVLAATNKDLKARVAEGLFREDLLYRLDVVHLHLPPLRERREDIPALVEHFASLHARGGVRPVVTADAMARLTVYDWPGNVRQLENVMARALALNVTGVLGPPDFPEPIGDAPKRLTGLAGDLPSLAELSRRYAAHVLQHVGGNKSEAARLLGVDRKTLYKLLEAPETPEGIPPAEGRS comes from the coding sequence ATGAGCACAGCCCGAATCCTCGTCGTCGATGATGATCCGCATGCGCGGGACCTGCTCCAGCGCCTGCTGGGCGTGCTGGGGCCGGTGACGCAGGCGCCGGACCCCAAGGGCGCGGCGGAGCGGATGGGCGAGCAGTCCTTCGACCTGGTGCTCACGGACATGGCCATGCCCGACCCGGGCGACGGCCTGAAGGTGCTCCAGACGGTGAAGTCGAACCTGCCGGACACGCCGGTGATTGTGGTGACGGCGTTCGGCAACATCGAGGGCGCGCTGGACAGCATCCAGCTGGGCGCCTTCGACTACCTGTCCAAGCCGTTCGACGTGGACGCCATCATGCGGGTGGCGAAGCGCGCGCTGGAGCAGAAGCGGCTGGTGGAGGAGAACCGCACGCTGCGCAAGCAGGTGGAGCGCACGTCGCTGGTGGGCCGCAGCCAGGCGCTGCTGGAGGTCTACAAGCAGGTGGCGCGCGCGGCGACCAGCAACGTGCCGGTGCTGATTACGGGTGAGACGGGCACGGGCAAGGAGATGGTGGCGCGAGCGCTGCACAAGCGCTCGGCGCGCACGTCCGGGCCGTTCATCCCGGTGGACTGCGGCGCCATCACCGAGTCGCTGATGGAGAGCGAGCTGTTCGGCCACGCGAAGGGCAGCTTCACGGGGGCGTCGGGGGCGCGGCGCGGCCTGTTCGAGGAGGCCAACGGCGGCACGCTGTTCCTGGATGAGATTGGCGACGTGGGGATGAAGGTCCAGTCGCAGCTCCTGCGCGTGCTCCAGGAAGGCGAGATCCGCCGCGTGGGCGAGAGCGTCCCGGTGAAGGTGGACGTGCGGGTGTTGGCGGCGACGAACAAGGACTTGAAGGCGCGGGTGGCGGAGGGGCTGTTCCGCGAGGACCTGTTGTACCGGCTGGACGTGGTGCACCTGCACCTGCCGCCCTTGCGCGAGCGGCGCGAGGACATCCCGGCGCTGGTGGAGCACTTCGCGTCGCTGCACGCGAGGGGCGGGGTGCGGCCGGTGGTGACGGCGGACGCGATGGCGCGGCTCACGGTGTACGACTGGCCGGGCAACGTGCGGCAGTTGGAGAACGTGATGGCGCGGGCGCTCGCGCTGAACGTGACGGGCGTGCTGGGGCCGCCGGACTTCCCGGAGCCCATCGGTGACGCGCCCAAGCGGCTGACGGGGCTCGCGGGGGACCTGCCGAGCCTCGCGGAGCTGTCCAGGCGCTACGCGGCGCACGTGCTCCAGCATGTGGGGGGCAACAAGAGCGAAGCGGCGCGCCTGCTGGGCGTGGACCGCAAGACGCTCTACAAGCTCCTGGAGGCGCCGGAGACGCCCGAAGGGATTCCGCCCGCGGAGGGGCGGAGCTGA
- a CDS encoding L,D-transpeptidase family protein — protein MTAAHASAHDVEAAQEASAQALHSAWQATAPEPADDGGVAHAAAPALLGAVDTLEDAGSTLSLEPSLAQSISVGANTEALPGEEEPQVITESEVPVLELGPDGEPLIDTEDEATATGPDVLARNLDGGSAPDSPVIAVGSDPNAPVANAGTDTPEPTAITGADGDEEAVAEAPLTEVDAGMEPYAIPYAPDAGSLRVRRSIAVRSEPRQDSPSLGTVAQDMRVKWQGAMRGPDCDWVQLQPRGWVCERYLEQNFREPRVRPLPRVEEGALTPGVYARVVGHRVRAYPSLALARKKRQGVLLKGSVTVKLLGQVKVGRRTFWRTSDGQYFEARVLREHRPSDFSGLDAEALASLPMPFGWAQSRAAPRTDVVVRKAPDARAARETTLPPRTLVSVRELSPDGQWVRIAEDHWVARDDLHVAWSLASPSIVEPGARWLDVDLEAQTLIAYEGDRPVYATLISSGKPGTDTPEGLFRIWVKFAEADMTGTMGKASYRVATVPWTMFFEGDFALHTAYWHDRFGEPVSHGCINLAPKDARALYGWTTPEVPTGWSMVHAMPEDPGTWVRIRGQAHEAPKKRRKGTAPVVATVRDL, from the coding sequence GTGACGGCAGCACATGCCTCCGCGCACGATGTAGAGGCCGCGCAGGAGGCGTCCGCGCAGGCGCTCCACTCCGCATGGCAGGCCACCGCGCCCGAGCCAGCCGATGACGGTGGCGTCGCGCATGCCGCCGCTCCGGCTCTGTTGGGAGCCGTGGACACCTTGGAGGACGCGGGCAGTACGCTCTCGCTGGAGCCCTCGCTGGCGCAATCCATCTCCGTCGGCGCGAACACCGAAGCCCTGCCCGGCGAAGAGGAGCCCCAGGTCATCACCGAGTCCGAGGTTCCCGTGTTGGAACTGGGACCGGACGGTGAGCCGTTGATCGACACGGAGGACGAAGCCACCGCGACGGGTCCGGATGTCCTCGCGCGGAACCTCGACGGCGGGAGCGCCCCGGATTCGCCTGTCATCGCCGTGGGCTCCGACCCGAACGCGCCTGTCGCCAACGCGGGGACCGACACCCCGGAGCCCACAGCCATCACGGGCGCTGACGGTGACGAGGAGGCCGTCGCCGAAGCACCGCTCACGGAAGTCGACGCGGGCATGGAGCCCTACGCCATCCCGTACGCACCGGACGCGGGCTCGCTGCGTGTGCGCCGCTCCATCGCTGTTCGCTCCGAGCCCCGGCAGGACTCGCCATCGCTGGGCACCGTGGCCCAGGACATGCGCGTGAAGTGGCAGGGCGCGATGCGTGGCCCGGACTGCGACTGGGTGCAACTGCAACCGCGTGGCTGGGTCTGCGAGCGCTACCTGGAACAGAACTTCCGCGAGCCCCGTGTCCGCCCGCTGCCTCGCGTGGAGGAGGGCGCGCTCACGCCCGGCGTCTATGCGCGCGTGGTGGGCCACCGCGTGCGTGCCTATCCGAGCCTCGCGCTCGCCCGGAAGAAGAGGCAGGGAGTGCTGCTCAAGGGCTCCGTAACCGTGAAGCTCCTGGGCCAGGTGAAGGTCGGCCGGCGCACCTTCTGGCGCACCTCCGATGGCCAGTACTTCGAAGCGCGCGTGCTGCGCGAACACCGCCCCTCCGACTTCAGCGGCCTGGACGCGGAAGCGCTCGCGTCCCTGCCCATGCCCTTCGGCTGGGCCCAGTCCCGTGCCGCCCCCCGCACCGACGTGGTGGTGCGCAAGGCCCCGGACGCGCGAGCGGCCCGCGAGACGACCCTCCCGCCGCGCACGCTCGTCTCCGTGCGAGAGCTGTCCCCCGACGGCCAGTGGGTCCGCATCGCCGAGGACCACTGGGTGGCGCGCGACGACCTGCACGTCGCGTGGTCGCTGGCGTCCCCGTCCATCGTGGAGCCCGGCGCGCGCTGGCTGGACGTGGACCTGGAGGCTCAGACGCTCATCGCCTACGAGGGCGACCGCCCCGTCTACGCCACGCTCATCTCCTCCGGCAAACCCGGCACCGACACGCCGGAAGGGCTCTTCCGCATCTGGGTGAAGTTCGCGGAAGCGGACATGACGGGCACCATGGGCAAGGCCAGCTACCGCGTGGCCACCGTGCCGTGGACCATGTTCTTCGAGGGTGACTTCGCCCTGCACACCGCCTACTGGCATGACCGCTTCGGCGAACCCGTGAGCCACGGTTGCATCAACCTGGCCCCCAAGGACGCGCGAGCCCTCTATGGCTGGACCACGCCGGAAGTGCCCACCGGCTGGTCCATGGTCCACGCGATGCCGGAGGACCCCGGCACCTGGGTGCGCATCCGGGGCCAGGCCCACGAAGCGCCGAAGAAGCGCCGCAAGGGCACTGCCCCCGTCGTCGCCACCGTCCGGGACCTCTAG
- a CDS encoding NADPH-dependent F420 reductase, whose amino-acid sequence MKIGIVGVGHIGKTLARKLGAAGHEVKVANSRGPETIEAEVLATGARAVTAAEAVTDVDVVILSVPLNRLPGIAPLIASVPARTVVIDTSNYYPARDSKVAAIEAGQVESMWVAGVLGRPIVKAWNSIGSASFATKGMAPGSPGRIALSVAADRDADRKVGMALVEDTGFDAFDAGTLAESWRQQPGAPCYCTDLTREQLPAALAAAEAARLPKRRDLAVAAIMERVGDGTTNPDAEYGVRLSRALYM is encoded by the coding sequence ATGAAGATTGGCATCGTTGGCGTTGGACACATCGGGAAGACCCTGGCGCGCAAGCTGGGTGCGGCCGGGCATGAAGTGAAGGTGGCCAACTCGCGTGGCCCGGAGACGATCGAGGCCGAGGTGCTGGCCACCGGCGCACGCGCGGTCACGGCCGCGGAAGCGGTAACCGACGTGGACGTCGTCATCCTCTCGGTTCCCCTGAACCGTCTCCCCGGGATCGCGCCGCTCATCGCCAGCGTTCCCGCCAGGACGGTGGTCATCGACACGTCGAACTACTACCCCGCCCGTGACAGCAAGGTCGCCGCCATCGAGGCCGGACAGGTCGAAAGCATGTGGGTGGCCGGGGTGCTGGGCCGGCCGATCGTCAAGGCGTGGAACTCAATTGGCTCCGCGTCTTTCGCGACCAAGGGCATGGCTCCGGGGAGCCCGGGACGCATCGCGCTCTCCGTGGCGGCGGACCGGGACGCGGATCGCAAGGTGGGCATGGCGCTCGTCGAGGACACCGGGTTCGACGCATTCGACGCGGGCACGCTCGCGGAGTCGTGGCGGCAGCAGCCTGGCGCGCCGTGCTACTGCACGGACCTCACCCGCGAGCAGTTGCCGGCGGCGCTGGCGGCAGCCGAGGCGGCGCGATTGCCCAAGCGGCGCGACCTGGCGGTGGCGGCCATCATGGAACGGGTCGGGGACGGCACCACGAATCCCGATGCGGAGTACGGAGTCCGCCTCAGTCGCGCATTGTACATGTAG
- a CDS encoding MarR family winged helix-turn-helix transcriptional regulator, producing MALESKSVSTQLSFALYGAANRMVRLHKPFLEPLGLTFPQYLVILALLEGAPLSVGELGARLDMDTGTITPLVKRLEVAGFVTRKRDPADERRVLVDLTSRGRALEAKVRGISGKIKTACQLTDRGLDDLRRTLEALAHPADE from the coding sequence GTGGCCTTGGAATCGAAAAGCGTCAGCACACAGCTGTCTTTTGCCCTCTATGGCGCGGCCAATCGGATGGTGCGGCTGCACAAGCCGTTCCTTGAGCCGCTGGGCCTGACGTTCCCCCAGTACCTCGTGATCCTCGCGTTGCTGGAGGGTGCGCCTCTCTCCGTTGGCGAGCTCGGCGCCCGCCTGGACATGGACACGGGCACCATCACCCCGCTGGTCAAGCGGCTCGAGGTGGCGGGGTTCGTCACGCGGAAGCGTGACCCTGCCGACGAACGCCGGGTGCTGGTGGACCTGACGTCTCGCGGCCGCGCCCTCGAAGCCAAGGTCCGGGGCATCTCCGGGAAGATCAAGACGGCCTGCCAGCTGACCGACCGGGGGCTGGACGATCTTCGTCGCACGCTCGAAGCGCTCGCGCACCCGGCAGACGAGTGA
- a CDS encoding secondary thiamine-phosphate synthase enzyme YjbQ, with translation MYQAKELTVSTRGRGLVDITGEVRKAVKGTGIREGLCTLFLHHTSASLIIGENADPVVQRDLEAFFSRLVKDGDPLFQHDAEGPDDMPAHVRTVLTQVSLSIPVKDGEADLGTWQGVYVWEHRTSPHRRRVTVSVLGG, from the coding sequence GTGTATCAGGCGAAGGAGCTGACGGTGTCCACGCGGGGCCGAGGCCTGGTGGACATCACCGGTGAGGTGCGGAAGGCGGTGAAGGGCACGGGCATCCGCGAGGGCCTGTGCACGCTCTTCCTGCACCACACCAGCGCGTCGCTGATCATCGGTGAGAACGCGGACCCCGTCGTCCAGCGCGACCTGGAGGCGTTCTTCTCCCGGCTGGTGAAGGACGGGGATCCGCTGTTCCAGCACGACGCGGAGGGCCCGGACGACATGCCGGCGCACGTGCGCACGGTGCTGACGCAGGTGTCCCTGAGCATCCCGGTGAAGGACGGCGAGGCGGACCTGGGCACGTGGCAGGGCGTCTACGTCTGGGAGCACCGCACGTCGCCGCACCGCCGCCGCGTCACGGTGTCCGTGCTGGGCGGCTAG
- a CDS encoding alpha/beta hydrolase encodes MSLRPRHVRTKLGELDCHVVDALPEGATPELVVLLSHGFGAPGTDLVALAPELMMAAPRLAQGVRFVFPEALLSLDALGMPGGRAWFEIPMAILMGQGRDWPQYSQAVPPGMPAARRALMSVVAALQVPLNRVVLGGFSQGAMMSTDVALRLEECPAGLCLLSGAMVAGKEWEPKVRGRPSLPVFQGHGRQDPVLPFQEGERLRDLLTGAGLPVEFLPFDGGHTIITEELEQLAAFLVKRLDGR; translated from the coding sequence GTGAGCCTCCGCCCGCGCCACGTGCGCACGAAGCTGGGAGAGCTGGACTGCCACGTGGTGGACGCGCTCCCCGAGGGCGCCACGCCGGAGCTGGTGGTGCTGTTGAGCCACGGCTTCGGCGCGCCGGGCACGGACCTGGTGGCGCTGGCGCCCGAGCTGATGATGGCCGCGCCCCGCCTGGCGCAGGGCGTGCGGTTCGTCTTCCCGGAGGCCCTGCTGTCGCTGGACGCGCTGGGCATGCCCGGAGGCCGCGCGTGGTTCGAAATCCCCATGGCCATCCTGATGGGCCAGGGACGGGACTGGCCGCAGTACTCCCAGGCCGTGCCGCCGGGGATGCCCGCCGCGCGCCGGGCGCTGATGAGCGTGGTGGCGGCGCTCCAGGTGCCCCTGAACCGCGTGGTGCTGGGAGGCTTCAGCCAGGGCGCGATGATGTCCACGGACGTGGCGCTGCGGCTGGAGGAGTGCCCCGCCGGCCTGTGCCTGCTGTCCGGGGCCATGGTCGCCGGCAAGGAGTGGGAGCCCAAGGTCCGCGGCCGTCCGTCCCTGCCGGTGTTCCAGGGACACGGCCGGCAGGATCCGGTGTTGCCCTTCCAGGAAGGCGAGCGCCTGCGCGACCTGCTGACGGGCGCGGGGCTGCCGGTGGAGTTCCTGCCTTTCGACGGTGGGCACACCATCATCACGGAGGAGCTGGAGCAGCTGGCGGCATTCCTCGTGAAGCGGCTGGACGGGCGCTGA
- a CDS encoding peptidylprolyl isomerase, translated as MRTRFLTAGLLCLALTACSKDKEQPPAAKAPAAQPSNSAAATRTVSLQTDVASAKGFQKKALEGQDLWATMETNQGTIVLKLFSKDAPKTVANFVGLASGEQEWINPKTGERVEGKPLYDGVIFHRVIPDFMIQGGDPTGTGRGDPGYRFEDEFKSNRDFDKEGLLAMANAGPGTNGSQFFITTSKPNFLKGRHTIFGEVVKGYDDVVLKIANTPRNRQDRPDTEMVIKHITISDTQP; from the coding sequence ATGCGCACCCGATTCCTGACCGCTGGACTCCTCTGCCTCGCCCTGACCGCGTGCTCCAAGGACAAGGAGCAGCCGCCCGCCGCGAAGGCTCCCGCCGCCCAACCCTCCAACTCCGCCGCGGCCACCCGCACGGTGAGCCTGCAGACGGACGTGGCCTCCGCGAAGGGCTTCCAGAAGAAGGCCCTGGAAGGCCAGGACCTCTGGGCCACGATGGAGACGAACCAGGGCACCATCGTGCTCAAGCTCTTCTCCAAGGACGCGCCCAAGACGGTGGCGAACTTCGTGGGCCTGGCGTCCGGCGAGCAGGAGTGGATCAACCCCAAGACGGGTGAGCGCGTGGAGGGCAAGCCGCTCTACGACGGCGTCATCTTCCACCGCGTCATCCCCGACTTCATGATTCAGGGCGGCGACCCCACGGGCACCGGCCGGGGCGACCCGGGCTACCGCTTCGAGGACGAGTTCAAGAGCAACCGGGACTTCGACAAGGAGGGCCTGCTGGCCATGGCCAACGCGGGCCCGGGCACCAACGGCAGCCAGTTCTTCATCACCACGTCCAAGCCGAACTTCCTCAAGGGCCGACACACCATCTTCGGTGAGGTGGTGAAGGGGTACGACGATGTGGTGCTGAAGATCGCCAACACGCCGCGCAACCGTCAGGACCGCCCGGACACGGAGATGGTCATCAAGCACATCACCATCAGCGACACGCAGCCGTGA
- the speD gene encoding adenosylmethionine decarboxylase: protein MTTGQEWLVDASGCVPERLKDAAALAALFEELVVLMDLKVVGQPQWHVFPEPGGVTGLALLAESHLAIHTFPEHGFAALNVYCCRTRARPDFDALAAKHLGATSCRVRELSRGVEA from the coding sequence GTGACAACCGGACAGGAATGGCTGGTTGACGCGAGCGGCTGCGTGCCGGAGCGGCTCAAGGACGCGGCCGCGCTGGCGGCACTCTTCGAGGAGCTGGTCGTCCTGATGGACCTGAAGGTCGTGGGCCAGCCGCAGTGGCACGTCTTCCCGGAGCCCGGCGGCGTCACCGGCCTGGCGCTCCTGGCCGAAAGCCACCTGGCCATCCACACCTTCCCGGAGCATGGCTTCGCCGCGCTCAACGTCTACTGCTGCCGCACCCGCGCGCGTCCGGACTTCGACGCGCTGGCGGCGAAGCATCTGGGCGCCACGTCGTGCCGCGTGCGCGAGCTGTCGAGAGGGGTGGAGGCGTGA